A DNA window from Primulina tabacum isolate GXHZ01 chromosome 12, ASM2559414v2, whole genome shotgun sequence contains the following coding sequences:
- the LOC142521313 gene encoding uncharacterized protein LOC142521313: MVAHTLLGVVRCDSAYEIKYIIENVKDKYGYQISYKKGWRSLKRAMEIAYGTWESSVQLLPKYMCALSQYNPRTVVEWKHLRANTDICKTLNYVFWEFRPCVDGFRHCRKIISVDGTHLYTKYKHKMLIGVTLDANNQVLPLTFAIVDEETTDSWKWFLKNLGRHVVRGEHGVCLISDRHKGIVRATKDLPYFLPPNGGRMVQENQLWSDYACRKYEKWARKSSEHRVSKYDVRDQTASVATVGRPSRGQHIQVVMLSTSDCSCGKWTIFGIPCSHAICTAKWHSLDPTTLVQPWYNLSEYLATYEGRFQPLADERYWDPPTFELRHNPVRRERRRVGRDRTTRIRNEMDTPGLRER; the protein is encoded by the exons ATGGTGGCACATACGCTATTGGGAGTTGTTCGTTGTGATTCTGCTTACGAGATTAAGTATATCATCGAAAATGTGAAAGATAAATATGGATATCAAATCTCGTACAAGAAGGGATGGCGAAGTTTGAAACGTGCTATGGAAATTGCTTATGGTACATGGGAGAGCTCCGTTCAATTGCTTCCGAAATATATGTGTGCTTTGTCCCAATATAATCCGAGAACAGTTGTGGAGTGGAAGCATCTCAGAGCCAACACTGATATTTGTAAGACACTGAACTATGTTTTCTGGGAATTCAGGCCGTGTGTTGATGGGTTTCGACATTGTCGGAAAATAATTAGTGTCGATGGTACGCACTTGTATACCAAATACAAGCACAAAATGTTGATTGGTGTGACTCTGGATGCGAACAATCAGGTTCTACCGCTAACATTTGCTATTGTTGATGAAGAAACGACAGATTCTTGGAAATGGTTCTTGAAGAACCTAGGAAGACATGTTGTTCGTGGTGAACATGGTGTGTGTCTTATTTCTGATAGGCATAAGGGAATCGTGCGAGCAACAAAAGATCTACCATATTTTCTACCTCCTAACG GTGGTCGTATGGTTCAGGAAAATCAACTGTGGTCAGATTATGCATGTCGGAAGTATGAGAAATGGGCGAGAAAATCTAGTGAACATCGTGTTTCCAAATACGATGTACGTGATCAAACTGCTTCTGTTGCAACGGTAGGAAGACCAAGTCGTGGCCAACATATTCAGGTCGTCATGTTATCAACGAGTGATTGTTCATGTGGTAAATGGACGATTTTCGGCATCCCATGTTCCCATGCTATTTGCACAGCTAAGTGGCACTCCTTGGATCCCACGACACTTGTGCAGCCCTGGTATAACCTATCTGAGTACTTAGCAACGTACGAGGGCAGATTTCAACCTCTTGCAGATGAGCGATACTGGGATCCTCCAACTTTCGAGTTGCGCCACAACCCGGTTAGACGTGAAAGAAGAAGAGTTGGTAGAGACAGAACAACTCGAATTAGAAATGAGATGGATACACCGGGTTTAAGAGAGAGATAA
- the LOC142520788 gene encoding protein LIKE COV 2-like translates to MAEESGSSRKDSTVALTSSTNSTRQSEDVDDLLKSPSHSPNNSSTRKACYAVLQSWVSKKFMTGCVVLFPVAVTFFVTWWFIQFVDGFFSPIYERLGIEIFGLGFITSIIFIFFVGIFASSWLGATVFLIGEWFIKRMPFVKHLYSASKQISSAISPDQNTTAFKEVAIIRHPRVGEYALGFITSSVILQRDDGDEELCSVYVPTNHLYIGDIFLVNSEEIIRPNLSIREGIEIIVSVGMSMPQVISPMERIPRQNDRISLERMM, encoded by the exons ATGGCGGAAGAGAGTGGCAGCAGTCGGAAGGATTCAACTGTAGCATTGACAAGCTCCACGAATTCGACGCGTCAAAGCGAAGACGTAGACGATCTCCTCAAATCCCCTTCTCATTCTCCCAACAATTCCTCCACTCGCAAA GCTTGCTATGCTGTTCTTCAGAGTTGGGTTTCGAAGAAGTTTATGACTGGATG TGTCGTTCTCTTTCCAGTCGCTGTTACATTTTTTGTAACGTGGTGGTTTATTCAGTTTGTTGATGGGTTCTTCAGTCCTATTTATGAAAGACTCGGCATTGAAATATTTG GCCTCGGGTTCATTACAtcaataatctttattttttttgttggtaTATTTGCTTCATCGTGGTTGGGTGCAACCGTTTTCTTGATTGGAGAATGGTTTATAAAACGAATGCCGTTTGTAAAACATTTATATTCAGCTTCAAAGCAAATTAGTTCTGCTATATCTCCAG ATCAGAACACAACTGCATTCAAGGAAGTTGCCATAATCCGTCATCCTCGTGTTGGAGAATATGCCTTGGGTTTTATTACGTCATCAGTGATTCTTCAG AGAGATGATGGGGATGAAGAGTTATGCTCCGTTTACGTGCCGACAAATCATTTATACATTGGAGACATCTTTCTAGTGAACTCCGAGGAGATTATTAGGCCCAACCTGTCTATCAGAGAAGGGATag agaTTATTGTTTCTGTGGGTATGTCAATGCCTCAGGTGATTTCTCCTATGGAAAGAATCCCTCGTCAAAATGATCGGATTAGCCTTGAAAGGATGATGTAG